TAAATGAAAAATCAAGTGGATATCCACTTTTTCTTCTGATTTCGAGAAAACCTATTCCTTCTGATGAATTGTTTTGAAATGAATTTTTTAAATCTTCTTTTGAATTATGGCTTAATTTTCTGTTAACCTCGCGAATCCTTTTTTCGATGATATTACGTCTGTCAAGTGTTACGACGTTGCCAGCGTCTATCACTAAAGTGCCTTTTTTGCGAGAAAGAACAAACAAGCTGAAGTGGAGCGGAAATTGATTGTGTTGAATAATATTTTTTAAAATTTCATGTGTTGCAAGCAAAATTCTTTGCCTTATAGCATTTTCTTGAGGGTTAAAATGAACTTCCATATCGTCAAGAA
This is a stretch of genomic DNA from Bacteroidales bacterium. It encodes these proteins:
- a CDS encoding DUF6272 family protein; its protein translation is MKSGSKFNIDEFIKEITVGHEVLLIFKGVLTERKADRILDDMEVHFNPQENAIRQRILLATHEILKNIIQHNQFPLHFSLFVLSRKKGTLVIDAGNVVTLDRRNIIEKRIREVNRKLSHNSKEDLKNSFQNNSSEGIGFLEIRRKSGYPLDFSFTILDDDMFFFHLIVRFNLNENQ